The nucleotide window CTCCACCTGTATCGCCCCGATCCGATTCATACGGGCCTGGCAACACCGGCTCGGAATGAGAGGAGAGATAATCTTATGAGGATAACTGTTCCTGGCCTTCTTCTCCGCGGAGTATTCGATAATGCTGACCATCTGACCCTCCTGGGCCGCTTGTTCTTTCATCCCACCTCGTGGATCAGCAACGGCCTTGCTCCGCCTCCAATGACGGTACATATAGGGCTGAGATGAACTCCTCATTTTGTCACTCCAGCTTTGCGAGATCCCTCTGAAAGAGAGAGCTCATGAACGATCCCCCATCGCTATGTTGACGTTAAATCGGATACACACTTGGCCCGCCCTGTCTGCGTTAATCCGGCCAAGAGCTCCTCCACTGCACCAGTGGACCCGGAGGGAAGCGTGACGTACGATACTCCCTTGTGGGAGACGGCTCGCGCATCTATCTGGGGTCTCGTCGAAACCGCTACGATCGGTAGCGCAGGGGCGAGCTCCTTGATGGCCGCGAGCATCAGGAGACAGTCAAGCCCCGACGTCTCCAGATCCAGGATCAGAAGATCGGCATCGACAACCTCGGCCGCCGCCAGCGCTTGCAGGCCGCACTCGCAGACCGTGAGCCTGAATCCTGCACCGTCGAATACCCGGGAGGCGGCTTTCACCAGCTCCGAACGATTAGAACAAATGATCACATGAACAGTCATCAATCAACTCTCGATTTGTAGTCGACCTTACGGCTTGAGATGCACGCAAATCACGTGCCAGTAATGGCCGGCAGGAAACTGGGAGACGAGCTTTGTAACTATCTATAAATAGAGGACATAACGATTGTAAGCGAAGGTCTGCTCGGCGAGAGGTCTACTTGAGGAGTGGTAATTCTTCCGATGGGGTCGGAGTTTCTCCGAGGGTACTGTAGATACAGGATACTGCGGAATGCCAGGTCGCAGGTTCGCGCATCATCCGTCAGCTTGCGCTGAGCCACTCCCGAGTGGCGCCCAATAGCCAGCGTCCCGTCCTGCCGACGCTGGGGGCGACGGCCAACGCCATTGGCTGTTAGGCCGCCCGTTCCGCCGCTTCATACGTCAGCACGAACACCGTGTCCGTCAGCCACCTTCGGAACCCCTCGTTGTCGCTGAACAGCCTGTATAGCTCCGTGTCGTCCTTGAGCACGGCGGTCATCACGCGCACGAGCGCCTTATCGTGCTCGATGCGGGCGTTCTGCTTGTCTGAGTTCTTCCTAGCGTTCCGATAGGCGCTGTCGGCCGACACCTTGGATGGAATCTCTTCCGTAATCAGGCGATGCACCCGGTCGGTATCGGTCCAGGGGATGTTGCCGAACTGGTCGTTGAAACTCTTCAAGATGTTCGAGAGGCGATCGAGCTCCGGTTCAGGCTTTCCGCCACCTCCACTGGTCGGCACCGCCCCGATTTCCGCATCCTGGTCCGGCAGTTGGATCTTCATGGCCGCATGCTTTTCCACCCGGTAGCTGTCCATGTCGATGGCCTCGAGAATGCCCTTCGACAGGTCCTCCTCCTTCGGCGCGGGCAACTTGGGCACCAGGAAGTTCAGGAAGATCGACAGCTTCTCCCACCCCGCGTTGGTGTAGGGCAGGATCGAGGCGAGGAAGCCGTAGGTGCGCGTGAAGGCCTTCGCCTTGCCCTTGAAGTCGACCTGCCCGTCTTCGTCGAGCTGGGTCCTATAGATCGCGACGCAGGCATCGAGGATCGGATCGAGTCGGTCGCGATCGGCCCCACCGAGATAGAGTTCCACGAGCTGGTCGATCTGGGCCTGCGAGTAGACCTGGTAGCCGTCCAGGGAGGCCTTCAGATCGTGCACCTTGTTGGGGTCCGTCTCCTCGCTCAGGATCGTCGTCCGGTAGTAGTCCGCGAACGCCTCCTGGATGGTGTCGGCGTCGTTCATGAAATCGAGGACGAAGGTATCGTGTTTCTGCGGCTGTGCACGATTGAGACGCGAGAGGGTCTGCACCGCCTTGATGCCCGACAGCAGTTTGTCCACGTACATCGTGTGCAGCAGCGGCTCGTCGTAGCCGGTCTGGAACTTGTCCGCGCACACGAGGAAGCGGTACGGCTCCTCCTGGATCTTGTCGGCGATCTTGTTGCTCGGAAAGCCGTTGAGCGATGCCTCGCTCACCTTTGCCCCACCATAGTCGTGCTCGCCCGAGAAAGCCACGATGGTCCGATACGGGCTCTTGCGCTCGGTCAGGTACTCCCGCATCGCGTGGTAGTACTGGATCGCGCGCTCGATGCCGCTCGTGACCACCATCGCCCGCGCCTGTCCACCGATCTTGCCGAGCCCGATCACCTGCTCGTGAAAGTGGTCCACGATGATCTCGGCCTTGAGCCGAATGGCGTGGTCGTGCGACTCCACATAGCGGCGAAGCTTCTTCCGCGCCTTCTTAACATCGAACTCCGGGTCGCCGGGCACCGTCTTCACGAGCTTGTAATAACTGTCAACCGGCGTATAACTCTTGAGCACGTCCAGGATGAAGCCCTCCTGGATCGCCTGCTTCATGGTGTAGCTGTGGAAGGGTCGGTGTTTGGTAACGCCACTAACGTCGTAGGGCTCGCCAAAGATCTCGAGCGTCTTGTTCTTGGGAGTGGCCGTAAACGCAAAATAGCCGGCGTTCTGGAGGAGCTTCCGGGCCTCCATGATGCGGTTGATCGTATCCTCAACGGTCTCGTCGTCCTCTTCCGCTCCGGCTGCCGAGAGCGCCAGACTTACCGCCGCCGATGTGCGCCCGCCCTGGCTGGAGTGGGCCTCGTCGATGATGATTGCAAACGTGCGCCCGCGGTGCTCGCTCCCGATCTCGTCGAGAATGAAGGGAAACTTTTGCACGGTGGAGATGATGATCTTCTTGCCGCTCTCGATAAACGTGCGCAGGTCGCCGGAGTGCTCGGCGTGCCCCACGGTCGCCCCCACCTGGGCGAACTGCTTGATGGTGTCTTTGATCTGCTGGTCAAGGATGCGCCGGTCGGTCACGACGATGATCGAGTCGAATATTGCCGCCTCGTCTTTTTTCAGGCCGATCAACTGGTGGGCCAGCCAGACGATCGAGTTCGACTTGCCGCTCCCCGCCGAGTGCTGGATCAGATAGCGCTTGCCCGCGCCGTGCCGCCCGACGTCGGCCAGGAGCTTGCGGACCACATCGAGCTGGTGGAAGCGCGGCCAGATTTGCACCGCCTTCTTCCGGCCGGTCTTCTCGTCCTTGGTCTCGACGACCTGGGCATAGTTCTCGAGGATGTCGGTCAGGCCGTCGCGAGTGAGGAGACGTTTCCACAGGTAGTCGGTTTTGAGCCCGTTCGGGTTGGGCGGATTGCCCGCCCCGTCATTCCATCCGAGATTGAACGGCAGGAACCACGAGCCCTTGCCTTTCAGGTACGTGCAGAAGCGAACCTCGTGGTCGTCCACGGCGAAGTGCACCACGCAACGCCCGAACTCGAAGAGCCGTTCGCGCGGGTCACGGTCGCGCTTGTACTGCTGGACGGCATCCTCGACGGTCTGTTTAGTTAGGCTGTTCTTCAACTCGAAGGTGGCGATGGGTAGACCGTTGATGAAGAGGCCCAGGTCGAGCGCAAGTTGTGTCGCGTCGCGGCTGTACTTGAGCTGCCGGGTGACGCTGAAGCGGTTGGCAGCGTAGCGCGCCTTGGCCTTGGCATTGCCCGGAGATGGCGTACCGTAGAAGAGGTCGAGCTGATGTGGCCCGTGCTTGATTCCGTGGCGCAGCACGTCAATGGTGCCGCGCTTGCTGATCTCGCCCTGGAGACGTGCCAGGAACTTGCGCCGCGTGGGACTGTCGCTTGCCTGCGCCGTGCCGGGCGCGGCAGGCAGGTGGCCGAGGTCGAGCGCCTCGGCCGCCATGGGCTGCGTCTCCCGCAGAAAGGCCGAGAGCTGCGCCAGGTCTGCACAGTACTCACGGTCATAGTCGTCTCGATCACCGCAGATCCAGCCGGCGCCGTAGGTCGCCGGTCGCTCATGCACCGCGCCGGCCGGTCCGGAGATCGGATCACATGGCGCACCGGTCAGCGCCGTGCAGATCAGCCGCTCGAGTCCGCGCTCGCTGGTGTCGGTTGTCATGCCTCGACCTCCTCGGGAACAGCGTCGAGGTCGTCGGTCGCGTCTTCCTCGGCGTCGGTGCTGGCGTCGATCTCGGGTAGGGGCACGGGGCATGCCGTGCCCCTACATCGTCGACCTCCTCGGCTTCGGCCGGTAGGCGGGCCGCTGCCTCGCGCACATCGAGCTTGCCCATGACCACGTCGGCGATCAGGCGGGTGCGGTATTCGCGAAGGAGGGAGATTTCGCGGTGGGTGCGCTCCTCAGCGCGTTCAATCTCCTGTGTACTAGCAGCGATACCCCGGACGATGCGCCTCTGTTCCTCTTGAGGCGGTATGGGCAGCTTGATCATGCCGAATCTATCCGTGTATAGCCGCATGAAGCCAGAGGACCCAGTCCCAAGCCCTTTGCACTCGACGCGAAAGACAGTACCAGCGGCCGGAGTTTCGAACAGCCGCAAGAAGTACGCAGCGTCAACGTTTGCGATCGGCTCAAAAACCGCGTAATCGGGACTAACGAGTCCCAGTTGATTTGCAATACCGAACATACCAATTGCGGCCCGCATGCGGTTCATGACGATCTGCCCGGGTTCGACCTTCTTAAAGCCAATCAAAGCTTGGGGAGTGATCGGAATCGTTGATACCTCGTTGTGAGGCACGAGTCCTTGGTGCATACGCAGCGATAGCAGCACCTCCGTTCCTGTCGCGGACCGATCATCTACCTCGCGGAATAGATGCTTTGCCCTGTCCACCTCCCAATGCTCCGGAATGTCGCCCAGCCACTTCACGCCGGAAGGCTTGAGGCGGACGTTGGAGGTAGCCTGCCCTGAGCCTGTCGAAGGGAGGCCGCGGGTGACGGCGCGGTGGATGATGGCCTGCTTCTGCTCCTCCAGCAGCTTGATCAGCTTCTGCTTGGCGCGGATATAGCGCCGGATCCGCCGGTCGGCGTAGTCGAGGAAGCGGACAATGGCGGCTTGTTCAGGGAGGGGCGGCACGACCACACTCAGATCAAGAAGATCGCTTGGACCGAGCGTCGAGCGAACTCCGGCTCCAAGCTGGTTGTAGATCCCACGCTGATAGAGATCAAAGTACTGCTGGAAAAAGAATCGTATCTCTCCAACCGACTGCGGGATTAGCCGAACGTATGCTGAACTCATGATCCCGTCTTCGTGCACCAGTCCTACCCTGCTGGTTCGGAGGTTCTCCAAGTCGATTAGCTTGAAGACGAGATCACCCTTGCGAAACAGCTGATACGTCGCGTAGTCCTTCGGGACCAAGCCTTCAGGATTGTCAGGGTTGTTGTTCACGACTCCACGCAGAGTCAGAGAAAGCACGTTCGAGCTGGCGCGACCCCCGTTGATCTGCTTCCGATGGTGGAATAGCCATTTGCCCCGCCGCACCTCCCAATGCTCCGGGACCTCCCCCAGCCACGGCACGCCGGAGTCCTTGTAGGCGGGATAGGGCTTGAGGTTGGCGATCACGGGTGCTTTCTGTCCGGATGTAGGGGCGACCGGCCGGTCGCCCCTACAGGCGTCGCCCCCGCGTTTACGGGGTTTTCGGGGTCCTCAGCCCAACGCGCCGGGTTTTCTGTGATGTACTGTCGGATGCAGTTCAGAGCGGCGTCATCCCGAATGATATGTTCGAAATAATTGCGTTGCCACACGGGCACACCGGATGTGCGGCGTTGTTGGTTGATGCGTTTGGTCACGGCCGATTTGAATCCCGCCATCAATGCCCCGATGGATTTTGGCCGTGGGCCGGCCAGGGTGGTGACGACCGGTGTAGGGGCGACCGGCCGGTCGCCCCTACCATCCACAATCCATACAATGGCATGAAGATGGTTGGGCATGATGACGAACGCATCCAATTCGATTTCATGCCGTACTTCCGCGGTCCTTGCCCATTCGTCGGCAACAATTTGCCCCGCGTCGTTCAAGCGCACCTCCCCTTTGACCATGTCGCCGAACAGACACGTCCGATCCTGCGTGCAAGCCGTCACAAAATATGCGCCTTCCCGGGTGTAATCAAATCCGTGTAGGCGAAACGAACGGCGATGGTGCTTATTTGCACCGTAGCCTGCCTTCATGGCTTGCTCCCCTCGATGATCTCACTGAGCAACCCTTCGGTCTCTTGCACCAGCGCAAGGATGTCGGCGCGGATCGCCTCCAGCGTGCGCAGCGGCTGCGGCTTGTAGAAGTACCGGGTGAAGCTGATCTCGTAGCCGGTCTTGACGCTGTCTGGCACAAACCAGGCATCAGGAGCGTGGGGCAGCACCTCGCGGCGCAGGAAGGACTCGATGCCACCCTCTTCCAGAAGCAGTACCTGCTCGGTATCGCGCAACTCGCTATCGGGCTCGTACCCGACCACACACGGCTTACCGTCGATAGTGGTCGGAAACAGCCCGCGGAGGGGGTCGGGGGCCGTACCCTTTTTGTGGATCTTCTTAATGACCGGCGGCGCGTCGTCCGAACGCGCGGCGGCGGGCACGGCATGTTGTAGGGGCACGGCATGCCGTGCCCCTACGAGCGCCTTGACCTCCTTCGGCGTATAGGCGCGGTTCGGGTCGATACCTTTCAGCCGCAGGGGTCGCTCCACCGTCACCTTCCAATAGCCGAAGGCTTCGTTCGGGAAGATCTTCGACTGCTCGGACTCCTCGAACTGAAGAAAAGTGTCACAGATCCGCTGGATGTCCTCTTCCGACAGCTCACAATTCTTCTTGCCGAGGTTCTTGCGTAGCGGCTTGAACCACGCCGTCGCGTCGATAAGCTGCACCTTACCCTTCCGGTGCGCCGGCTTGCGGTTGGTAAGTACCCAGATGTAGGTAGCGATGCCGGTGTTGTAGAACATGTTGAGCGGCAGGGCGATGATGGCCTCCAGCCAATCGTTCTCGATGATCCAGCGGCGGATATTGCTCTCACCCTGTCCGGCGTCTCCGGTGAAGAGCGAACTGCCGTTGTGTACCTCCGCGAGGCGACTGCCGAGCGTGGTGCCGTGCTTCATCTTCGACAGCATATTGGCCAAAAAGAGCATCTGGCCGTCGCTCGAGCGGGTGATGAGGGAGTACTCCGGATCGCCCGCATGT belongs to Candidatus Methylomirabilota bacterium and includes:
- a CDS encoding response regulator, which gives rise to MTVHVIICSNRSELVKAASRVFDGAGFRLTVCECGLQALAAAEVVDADLLILDLETSGLDCLLMLAAIKELAPALPIVAVSTRPQIDARAVSHKGVSYVTLPSGSTGAVEELLAGLTQTGRAKCVSDLTST
- a CDS encoding type I restriction endonuclease subunit R, which encodes MTTDTSERGLERLICTALTGAPCDPISGPAGAVHERPATYGAGWICGDRDDYDREYCADLAQLSAFLRETQPMAAEALDLGHLPAAPGTAQASDSPTRRKFLARLQGEISKRGTIDVLRHGIKHGPHQLDLFYGTPSPGNAKAKARYAANRFSVTRQLKYSRDATQLALDLGLFINGLPIATFELKNSLTKQTVEDAVQQYKRDRDPRERLFEFGRCVVHFAVDDHEVRFCTYLKGKGSWFLPFNLGWNDGAGNPPNPNGLKTDYLWKRLLTRDGLTDILENYAQVVETKDEKTGRKKAVQIWPRFHQLDVVRKLLADVGRHGAGKRYLIQHSAGSGKSNSIVWLAHQLIGLKKDEAAIFDSIIVVTDRRILDQQIKDTIKQFAQVGATVGHAEHSGDLRTFIESGKKIIISTVQKFPFILDEIGSEHRGRTFAIIIDEAHSSQGGRTSAAVSLALSAAGAEEDDETVEDTINRIMEARKLLQNAGYFAFTATPKNKTLEIFGEPYDVSGVTKHRPFHSYTMKQAIQEGFILDVLKSYTPVDSYYKLVKTVPGDPEFDVKKARKKLRRYVESHDHAIRLKAEIIVDHFHEQVIGLGKIGGQARAMVVTSGIERAIQYYHAMREYLTERKSPYRTIVAFSGEHDYGGAKVSEASLNGFPSNKIADKIQEEPYRFLVCADKFQTGYDEPLLHTMYVDKLLSGIKAVQTLSRLNRAQPQKHDTFVLDFMNDADTIQEAFADYYRTTILSEETDPNKVHDLKASLDGYQVYSQAQIDQLVELYLGGADRDRLDPILDACVAIYRTQLDEDGQVDFKGKAKAFTRTYGFLASILPYTNAGWEKLSIFLNFLVPKLPAPKEEDLSKGILEAIDMDSYRVEKHAAMKIQLPDQDAEIGAVPTSGGGGKPEPELDRLSNILKSFNDQFGNIPWTDTDRVHRLITEEIPSKVSADSAYRNARKNSDKQNARIEHDKALVRVMTAVLKDDTELYRLFSDNEGFRRWLTDTVFVLTYEAAERAA
- a CDS encoding restriction endonuclease subunit S encodes the protein MIANLKPYPAYKDSGVPWLGEVPEHWEVRRGKWLFHHRKQINGGRASSNVLSLTLRGVVNNNPDNPEGLVPKDYATYQLFRKGDLVFKLIDLENLRTSRVGLVHEDGIMSSAYVRLIPQSVGEIRFFFQQYFDLYQRGIYNQLGAGVRSTLGPSDLLDLSVVVPPLPEQAAIVRFLDYADRRIRRYIRAKQKLIKLLEEQKQAIIHRAVTRGLPSTGSGQATSNVRLKPSGVKWLGDIPEHWEVDRAKHLFREVDDRSATGTEVLLSLRMHQGLVPHNEVSTIPITPQALIGFKKVEPGQIVMNRMRAAIGMFGIANQLGLVSPDYAVFEPIANVDAAYFLRLFETPAAGTVFRVECKGLGTGSSGFMRLYTDRFGMIKLPIPPQEEQRRIVRGIAASTQEIERAEERTHREISLLREYRTRLIADVVMGKLDVREAAARLPAEAEEVDDVGARHAPCPYPRSTPAPTPRKTRPTTSTLFPRRSRHDNRHQRARTRAADLHGADRCAM